The Henckelia pumila isolate YLH828 unplaced genomic scaffold, ASM3356847v2 CTG_461:::fragment_3, whole genome shotgun sequence genome window below encodes:
- the LOC140871743 gene encoding protein neprosin-like, translating into MLLAAIRGVEFGKSMEMVCCSDHRRRQHQCTRIQTLVFPEKRYKNPTNMAFSCCKISPIISFFVVFLLFVSSVQSGQFNETELSFRPDKEAKKLKFIRAHLAKINKPSVKTIQSPDGDIIDCVLADKQPAFDHPELKGQKPLDPPERPQGYATTTGIFEENFQTWSSFDEFCPEGTIPIRRTTEQDVLRASSIRRFGTKIRKPIRRDSSSGGHEHAVGYVTGDSYYGAKASLNVWAPRVVNQYEFSLSQIWVISGSFGDDLNTIEAGWQVSPELYGDNYPRFFTYWTNDAYQATGCYNLLCSGFVQTSSRIAIGAAISPISSYNAGQFDISLLVWKDPKHGNWWLEFGNGILVGYWPSFLFTHLRDHASMVQFGGEVVNSRVSGQHTLTQMGSGHFAGEGFAKASYFRNLQVVDWDNSLIPLSNLRVLADHPNCYDIRGGINRVWGNYFYYGGPGKNSRCP; encoded by the exons ATGTTACTTGCCGCAATTCGAGGTGTGGAATTTGGAAAATCCATGGAGATGGTTTGCTGTTCGGATCACAGAAGAAGACAACATCAATGTACTCGAATACAGACACTTGTGTTCCCAGAAAAAAGATACAAAAATCCCACAAATATGGCGTTTAGTTGCTGCAAGATCTCCCCAATCATTTCATTCTTCGTTGTTTTCTTGTTGTTTGTTTCCTCTGTTCAATCCGGTCAATTTAATGAGACGGAGCTGAGTTTTCGACCCGACAAGGAggcgaagaagttgaagttcaTCAGAGCCCATTTGGCGAAGATCAATAAGCCTTCTGTCAAGACAATTCAG AGTCCTGATGGAGACATCATAGATTGTGTGTTAGCAGACAAGCAACCAGCTTTTGATCATCCAGAATTAAAAGGCCAAAAACCATtg gaTCCACCAGAGAGGCCGCAAGGGTACGCCACCACGACGGGAATCTTTGAAGAGAACTTCCAAACTTGGAGCAGTTTCGATGAGTTTTGCCCCGAAGGCACGATTCCGATTCGAAGAACGACGGAACAAGACGTTTTACGGGCCAGCTCGATTAGGAGATTCGGaacaaaaattcgaaaaccgATTAGAAGGGATTCTTCCAGCGGGGGACATGAG CATGCGGTCGGGTACGTGACTGGTGATTCTTACTATGGAGCCAAAGCAAGTTTAAATGTGTGGGCGCCACGAGTTGTCAATCAATACGAATTCAGCCTCTCCCAAATTTGGGTCATCTCAGGTTCATTTGGCGATGATCTTAATACCATCGAAGCTGGTTGGCAA GTAAGTCCAGAGCTGTATGGGGACAATTATCCCAGGTTCTTCACCTACTGGACT AACGATGCATATCAAGCCACGGGGTGTTACAATCTGCTATGCTCCGGTTTTGTTCAGACCAGCAGCAGAATAGCAATTGGCGCAGCCATTTCCCCCATCTCTTCTTACAATGCTGGCCAATTTGACATTAGCTTGTTAGTGTGGAAg GATCCAAAGCATGGGAATTGGTGGCTAGAGTTTGGCAATGGGATTTTGGTGGGTTATTGGCCATCTTTTTTATTCACACATCTTAGGGATCATGCAAGCATGGTCCAATTTGGGGGTGAAGTTGTTAACAGTCGGGTCTCGGGTCAGCACACGTTGACCCAAATGGGAAGCGGGCATTTCGCGGGAGAAGGGTTCGCGAAAGCATCCTATTTTCGAAATCTACAAGTTGTAGATTGGGATAATAGCTTGATTCCTTTGTCGAATCTTCGGGTTTTGGCGGACCACCCGAATTGCTATGATATACGAGGGGGAATCAATCGAGTTTGgggaaattatttttattatggagGTCCGGGGAAAAATTCAAGATGCCCTTGA